The Methanomassiliicoccales archaeon DNA segment TCTTTCGCTACCATCAATTCTCGAAGGCCACATTACCTTATCGCCCAGGAGCATGAGAATCGATGGAAGGAGTGTTAGCGCCGCGAGCAGCGCGATCGTTATGCCTAGTGCAAGGCCAACACCCATAGACTTGAGCATCTCAAATCTACCGAGCGAGAGGACGCCAAAGCCGATGATCACTGTGGCGCCGCTTGTTGCAATCGATTCGCCTGCCCATGTGACTGCAGTCCTAACGCTTTCTTCCTTGGAAAGTCCATTTCGCCGTTCTTCTCTATATCTGGAAAGAATGAATATACAGTAGTCGCATCCAGCGCCCATCATTGAGGTAACCATGAGCGTCGGGACGCTGTAATGAACTGGCAATATGTAAGAACCAATGGCATAAACGGCTGCTAGGCTTACGCCAAGAGCTATACCGATGATTGCGGGCGGAATCGACGAGGCCACAAAAGATCTAAAGAACAAGCCTATCAAAACGAAGACAAGGATCACGGTTATTGGATCGATTTTCTTAATGTCTTCCCACATGGAGCTCTCCATATCTGTGGAAATTGCATCGGAACCTGTTACGTATATCGCTACAGCCGAAGTGCTTGCAGACCTCGCGATTTCCCTTACCACTCCGATTGACTCCTTTCCAGGTGAACCATTTGAATCAGCACTCTCGTAAGTGAGAAGCACGATCATCGTGTCGTTTTTTGGTACATTGACGAATGAAGAAAGCAATGCCGGAATCACTGGGAGTGGAAAGTCTGTGATCGACGAATTTTCCACGAGATGTGCAGCAAGACGGTGAATTTCAAATAATGAAGCGTTTGGTGGGAGGTTTCCAACCGCATCCACTAGCCAGAAATTGACATGGCTCTTCTCAGCTAATACCGATGAAACGAAGTTACAGATAACGGACTGGTTGTCCCATCCGTTCCATCCCACATTTGCGTAAACCTCCTTGATGAATTCCCCCTCATCGCCGCCAATCATTCCGCTCAGAACATTCACCGATTGCTCGACCATGTTAACGAACGCCAAATCATTAGGCTCCGACGATGACGAATTCCAGAGCGCGTAAAAAGTATCGAAGTAGCCTAAAAATAAGTCCTGGTAGTCTGATGGTAATTCAGAAATCAATTCTGCTTCTCCTAGGAATAGATTTTTGGTGAATACATTGAAGAGGTGGAAGTTGTTCCAGTTATTGAGAGTGAAACTGTCATACATAATCGAGAAAAATGTTTTGAAATCCGCGGGCAGCGGAATAATCTCTAGGTAATAGCTGAAGCTCTCAAGCGCGACGTCAGCTCTCAATGGCCCGTTTGATTCAATAGGAGTTCCCCTCGTGGCATTCCACGCTTCAACATATGTTGAATACCAACCCAATGCGAAGGCTCTTTCAGTGTCATTGAGATCCTGGGATGCTAATGTGTACATGATAATGCCAGTTGCATTTATATATGCGGCGTCGTCGATTGCTGTAACATTCCAATCAGGATGCTGATAGCTGGTTTGAACCCAAATTGCAAGGTGTGTAGCCGGTATACCGAAGATCAATGATGATGTCTGATTTGACGTCTTCCACAGTTCTCTAAATCCTGTGGGAATTCCAAAAATCGCATAACCTGTAAGATTGGCCAGATATTTCAATTCATAATATGAGGAATGGACATTTTTCAAAACACCAGTTGAATATAGTGTAAGTGAATCATAGAGCGTGTCAACGCGAACGTTGCCATCGATCCTTCCCTCAAGCGTTTCATTGATGATATCACTCTTAATTTTGAAAACAGTCCTTTTCATCTCTTCGTTGAAAGCGTTTTCGTTCGTGAGCACTATGATCGTAGTGCCTTCTTTCCCTGCTGATGGGAAGTGCTCGTTTATGAACTGTTGAGCGATTATTGATTCTATATTCTCAGGAGCCATTTCAGTCTCTTCGTATTTTACTACCCCAAAGGCCATAGGTGCTATCGGGACGGCTATGATCAAGATCAGAATCCATGATACAATGATTGCCTTATAGTGGCGGATTATAAACTCAGCTATCTTGGCAAACATTTCAAGACCTCCCTGCGAACCCCTTGAATGGGGAGAGAATGCAGATTTCCCATAAATTTATTATTGTTCAATCCCCAACAAGCGCTACCTTCATTTGTCAGCTCCTTATTGCAATTAGTTATATAATGTGGTATATTATGATGGAAATATCGCTTATTGATACTAAAGACCATAGCTTCAAAGTTCAGCTGGCCGAGACTTTTTCTGGACTCTCTCTCGTGATATGATTCTGAAAAAATTGCCTAGGAAGTTGATATTAGTCAATCAAATAAACTTCAATAGTTGAAACTGAGTAGGAATCAATTTATTTCATGGCTAATTCAAATAGCCATCAGGAGATAAAATACTGGTATATAATCACCTCGTTAAACATCACTCAACAAATATGGCCGGCCTCCTCGGAATTGCTAATCGGGCCTTATTTTGAGGATCGGGAATATCTTGATCATCTGCCGAATGCACTGATATCTTGCAATTCAACTCCTTCTCAAGGAAAGGCTCTGACTTTGTCAGGAATTCAGTTTCATCAAGTCTTAGTGCCATCCGTTCTAGCTGGTCTTCAGAATATTTGAGGAGTGATTCTGCCAACTTGCGTGCAAATTCTGCTGCTTCTTTCCCGTGGACTCTTATTGTTTCGTCTTTCATGACGAGTTTCGTGAGTTCGGGTATGCTCAGCTTTTTCTGTTTAGCCATTTCGAGAGCTTTCATGAAAATATGGTATTTCCAACTAGGTGATGTGTAGATGTGAATATGCTTAGGCGTTATGCCTGTAACATTGAGTATTTCATTGACATCAGCGATTACAGATCTGAGATATTCTTCTGCCTCTTCAACTTCAGCTCTGAGTTCATCTCGGATTGCGCTCGGAAAACTCGAAGTTGAGGCAAAGCACTGTTTTCCAAGATTCTCCCACAGCTCTTCAGCTATGTGGGGGGTGATCGGAGCCATCATCCTAATCCAAGCGTCGAGGATTCTGCTGCAAATACGTGCGTTGTTCCCCCCTCTTCGCAGGTACCATCTAATATCGTTCATCATTTCGAAGTAGACCTCATTTGCAAGCAATCGCAAATCGTACTCCTTCATACTCTCTCTTATTTTGATTATTCTTGAGTTCAGGCGCGACAGTATCCATTGATCGATGTGGGTAAGCTCTCCCTTTCCATTGAGATTCCTCAGTTCATCGATAGTTTTGAAAATTCTTTCGATTCTACTCTTGTAATTTTCCAATGCTTCTTCGTCCCACTCTACATCTGCAAAGGGAGAAGCGATATGAGCGTAGTATAACCTCATCGTATCCACGCCAAACTTCTCCGCTGCGCCGGGAATCGGCTCAGCACCTCCCTTCGATTTCGATATTTTTCCAAGTTTCCCTGTGATGTACCAATTAACAAAAATTCCCCTAGGCCAAAATTTTTGCTCAAGTATTCCAACATGATTCATAAGAAATGCTGGAAAGTGAACAGTCATGTGCTCCTTTCCGCCCAGGTTTATATCCAGGGGATACCAGTATTCCACATCTTCTCTTATTTTCGCGAGAAGAGTAGGATCGATTCTTGTCCTATTGCAGACATCTTCCAGTTTTCCCTTACCTAGGAAGACAAAGTCGAAGAATTCATCTGTTAGTTGTTCCAACTTTAATTCTCCACAGTTGACGTACTTTGAGACGAGATAATAGATCGGATAAAGAGTCGAGTCAGATATCGCCTCTATTATCCACTTATCATCGAATGGAAAGCGGGTTCCCAGCCAATTTCCTTGCCTTACGCAAGCTCTTTCATGGAACCAATCTAGGACATTCTGGATATTAGAATAATATTCGGGGGGGAGTATATGCATAGTTTTTGCATGTCTTTTGCTGTTCTCTGTAAGCTCCACGTTCCCATAATCAATGAACCATTGATCTGGAACGCGCTTAATGACGACGGGTTTGCCGCAGCGGCAAATAACCTCTTCTGATAAATCATAAAAAATCTCTGCTTCTCCCTTTGATATCATCTCATCTCGCATAAGTTCTTTGGCCTTTTGCACAGTCATATCAGCATACGGTCCGCAGTTGTCGTTCATCTTTCCTTTATGAAATCCATCGCGGTAGACTATTTTCTTGGCCTCTTCCAGTTTGGGATCCCCACTTTGTTTTATGCCCATTTTCTCTACGATTTCAACAGCTGGTAGCGGTCCCCAACCCTCGATGCTGATTATCGGTATGGGTTTTATCTTAAGCACTTCAGCTGCATCAAGGCCAAATTCGTTGAGCATTGATTGGTTCTGCTGTAATTCTCGAAGTGCAATCCAGTCATCCGGGGCATCTGACGGAACGCTTGTGACTAGACCAGTACCGACTTTTGGATCACAAAACCTTGCTGGGAGCACTAGGATTTCGCGGTGAATCATTGGGGCGATGCATTTTTTCCCTACGAGATCTCTTCCCCTAATTTTTCCAACAATCTCTAAACCTTCCTTTTGATATCTCATCTTCTCATAAGAAGGCTCACTTATGATCCACATTTCGGTGCCTTTTTTCACTTTCACGTATTCAACATCTGGGTTAATCCAGAAATTCGTCTGCCCAAAAACTGTTTCAGGTCTCAATGTCGCCGCAACCAGGTAGTAGTCTTCACATCTGAATTTGAGGAGCGTATATTCAACAACTTCAGCTCTCCCGCCCTTTTGCAGATCAGTCTCGGATGGATCAACTGCAACTGGCCCGCATTCAACGCAGGCCGGAGCATAGTATGGTTTTTTGATCAACAGTCCGTTTTCCATGAGCTTCTTGAATTGCCACTGGATAAATCTCTGATAGTCGGGATAGATCGTACACGTAAATCTACGCCAGTCTGCAAGGAAGCCAAATCTCTTCCAATATTGATTGATATAGACATCATTAAAAAAATGAACAACGTTGATGGGATCCTCGAGTTTTTCGATCATCTCAGGCGGGCAACCATTAGCAATCATGTAGTCAAGCGTATTCTTATCCCTCATCTTGATTTTCCTAGAGAGACTTATTGCCCCATTCCCGGTAGCGTGCGTACCCACTGGAAAAAGCACGTTGTAACCTACCATTCGCATGTATCTCGCGATGGCATCTACATATGTGTATCCTCGCAGATGTCCGACATGGAGATAACCAGTCACGCCCGGATATGCAAAAATGATCATGAATTTTGGTCGGTTGTCCGGCTCAGCTTCATTGATTCCAACGTCGTACCATCTTTCCTGCCATTTCTGTTCAATCTCTGAAAATTTGCCGTTTATCATGCTCTACCTTCGCCTTGGTATAAGAAATGATTTTAAAGATATTTTCGTTGATTACTCTAAAAGCAAAGATTAATGCCTCATTATGAAATTGCCAGGCAATTCTTTTGTGGTCATCATGCATCTGAATTTGTCGCAATAATAAATTAATTATCCACAATGGACCGTCGCAGAAATTTTTGATATTGAAACTGAAACTATGAGCTCTAAAAGGAATAAGATATAACCGAAACCTTAAGATTGCCTGTGTATGACAAAATATGACTTCTGCAACAAATTATAAATATAGTTTTCGTCATAGTGTATGACGCCCGTGGTGGGACAGAGGGCTGGCAATCAATGAACGAGGAAAGAATCTCGCTGAGGCTCGGATTTGAGGAACTTCGATTAATGGATGATTTCCTCGACAAACATCCCGAGTATACCAGCAGATCTCAACTTGCCAGAGTAGCATTGAAAGCCTTCATCGAAGGAAGAAAGGAGGAAAGTAGGAAACTGGCAAGCGATACAACTGTAACAATCAGAGTACCTCCATTGGCATTAAGGGCAATAAAGAGTCTTGTGAGGGCCGGCGTTTATAACACGATTAATGAAGCTATCGAGGAATGCATCAGGAAAGAATTCATATCAAAAGCAGTCGTTGACGAAATTAGAAAGAGGGTTGATGAGATCGAGAGCGAGATGCTAGAAATACTTCCAGACTCTGTACCAATTGCGGGAAAAGACCAAAATACTGAAGATGAGTAGCCGGTAGAAGGGATGGGATGCACGACTTTGTAAATCAAAGTCGATTCGATTAGGGTACCTCATCTTCAGGATTCGTGAAGGAGGCCGAAGGGATGAATGCAACCATGAAATCTGAGCAAATAATGGCGTTGCTCAGCAAGGGAATGATCGAACCGAAGATCACCGTGGTGGGATGCGGCGGTGCTGGTAATAATATTGTGAACAACATTTACTGGAATTGTAGGAATAGTGTTGAAACCATCGCAATAAACACGGACGAAAAGAAGCTCCAGTCTATCGATGCTCATAAGAAAATTCTCATCGGAAAGGACATTACATATGGGAAGGGCGCTGGTGGATTTCCTGAGGTAGGTGAACACTGTGCAGAGTGTGCTCGTGAGACTTTGAGGGATGTTCTAAAGGGAAGCGACATTGTATTTGTCATCGCCGGCATGGGCGGAGGAACAGGTACTGGAGCTGCCCCTGTTGTTGCACACATAGCCAGGGAACTTGATGCAGTTACATTTGCCATCGCAATCAATCCGTTCTCTCATGAGAAGGAATGCAGAAAAAAGGCAGAAGAGGGCATCCGAAAGCTTCGAGAAGTTGCCGAAACAACTTTGGTTCTTGACAACGATAAACTGCTCGAAATCGCAGGAGATCTCCCAGTCTATGAAAGTTTTTCAATAATGGAACGTAGCATCATCAAAATCATTGAGTCTGTGTGCGCAAAGATAACCGAGTCATTCATAACGCAGATTGCCTCAGACATTGAAGAAATGCTCCAGGAATTGGACGAAGAAGATGCTGATGAGTTTGCACCACAGAAACCGCTCGAAGCTGAGCTACTACACACCGCAATAGAACATGAACCAGGCAATCAGGGATTTAACGATTCGGATACAGGCTTTATACCCAATTAACGAACTCGAATATAAATCAGTAGTAGAGAAGCGATATGCAATCATGACTGGTTCGATCAAAACAGTTACTTTGTCTGTCAATTCGAATATCAGCCATGTCTATGGATTGATGCGGAAGCCTCCTTCAAGCATTTTCGATTTTTTTGGCATGAATGCCATGCTAGTAGTGATATTTTATTCTCAAATGAATTCATTTTGCGATCAAATTCAATCAGCAAAATACAAGACTGATGAGATGACCTAATACCAAATATAATCATAGAAAATAAAAAAAATTTCAGAGAAATTCAAGGGCAGAAAAATTACTTACTCATTCGTACTCTTGATGAGTTTCATGAGGCGCTCATATTCTGCATCGACTATCCTTTGAATCTCATTGATCGACTCCTCAGACAAGTGCCTAAAACGACCCTGCAATTTTAGATAATCCCGTACTGGTTTCCTATTCCTAATCTCTTTTGTCAAGGTATATTTTCCATTGACCACCTTGTATAATGGGAATATCCCTGTCTGGGTCGCCAGCCGTGCAACTTCAATGGTCATCCGAGGATCAATACGCCATCCAGGGGTGCACGGCGCAAGGACGTGAATAAACTTCGTGCCTTTGATTTCCTTTGCTTCTTTGATTCTTGCTATAAAGTCCTCTGGATAAGCAACGTTCACGGTTGCCCCGTATGAGATACCATTTGCAACAAGGATCTCCATGATGCGTTTCTTTGGCGAGGTATTCCAGCCTTTCCCATCAGCAACTGGCGTTGTAGTAGTCCATGCGCCAATCGGTGTGCACCCGCTTTTCTGAATACCAGTATTCATGTATGCCTCATTGTCAAGCATAATGTAAATGATGTTTGCGTTACGATCAACGGTAGCGGAAAGTGCTTGAAGACCGATATCAACTGTACCACCGTCCCCTGCCCATGCCACTACATTAGCATCCTCTATCCCCATGACATCAAATCCCGTTCTGATTCCATCTGCGATTGCAGCTGTGCACTCAAACGCGTTATCGACGACTGGAACCTTGAGTGCGTATCCCGGCCAAAGACCAAGTATGACACCCCCACAACCAGCAGGAATGCTAAGTATGGTTTTTGGACCCAGCGCTTTTAGCGTGTACCTCATAGCAAGAGGTGTACCGCATCCGGGGCAGGCGCTATGTCCTCTGCAAACGTATTCTTCTTTTGGAATTGTAAATTTAGGAATACCTACCACCTCCCCGTGCCGTCTCGAATATTTATCCATTCGACCATTCTATCTACTTTCCCTTTCTTCTTGATCTCCAGTAAGTCTTCGAAAATAAATTCCATATTCCTCGGAGTAAAGTCCTTGCCTCCCATCCCGCCCACGTAATCTTTTATGAGCGGACCTCCTGCGGGATCGTAAAGTGCGTTTTTCACTTCCGAGTACATGGCACCTCCGTAGCCAAAAGTATAGCTTCTGTCGAATACGCCAACAACTGGCACCATGTCATTTAGCTTCTTCAGCTCCTCTGCAGGTAGGGGCCGCAAGCACTTTAGCTTCACTACGCCTACCTTCTTGCCACGTTCGCGCATCCTATCAGAGACCTCTTTTGCGGTCCCTACAGCAGAGCCAGCGACCACGAGAACAACATCTGCATCGTCGCAGTTGTAGAATTCCACCAACCCGCCGTAGCTACGACCAAATTTCCTCTCAAATTCCTTGTCAACCTCAACGATTTTCTTCTTTGATGCTTCCTGTTCGATTGCTATGCGATATCTGAATTCAGACCACCAATCTGGCATGGTAAGCCCACCGAAGCGTCGAGGATCATCGAAGTCAATTTTCCATTCTGGATCAAAAGGTGGTAGAAAATCATCGACCTCTTCTTGATCTGGAACATCCACAGCCTCGTAGGTGTGG contains these protein-coding regions:
- a CDS encoding MMPL family transporter, whose protein sequence is MFAKIAEFIIRHYKAIIVSWILILIIAVPIAPMAFGVVKYEETEMAPENIESIIAQQFINEHFPSAGKEGTTIIVLTNENAFNEEMKRTVFKIKSDIINETLEGRIDGNVRVDTLYDSLTLYSTGVLKNVHSSYYELKYLANLTGYAIFGIPTGFRELWKTSNQTSSLIFGIPATHLAIWVQTSYQHPDWNVTAIDDAAYINATGIIMYTLASQDLNDTERAFALGWYSTYVEAWNATRGTPIESNGPLRADVALESFSYYLEIIPLPADFKTFFSIMYDSFTLNNWNNFHLFNVFTKNLFLGEAELISELPSDYQDLFLGYFDTFYALWNSSSSEPNDLAFVNMVEQSVNVLSGMIGGDEGEFIKEVYANVGWNGWDNQSVICNFVSSVLAEKSHVNFWLVDAVGNLPPNASLFEIHRLAAHLVENSSITDFPLPVIPALLSSFVNVPKNDTMIVLLTYESADSNGSPGKESIGVVREIARSASTSAVAIYVTGSDAISTDMESSMWEDIKKIDPITVILVFVLIGLFFRSFVASSIPPAIIGIALGVSLAAVYAIGSYILPVHYSVPTLMVTSMMGAGCDYCIFILSRYREERRNGLSKEESVRTAVTWAGESIATSGATVIIGFGVLSLGRFEMLKSMGVGLALGITIALLAALTLLPSILMLLGDKVMWPSRIDGSERNSENETGNEKRKHKVGYFTKSAKFAVKHAKAIVLVAIVVSIPSVYLVLTLDTSYDFIQAMPDNESKIGINILSESFGAGRMLPTYIAIEMEEPVLINSSINKDAMDAIENMCENLSKMSSVADVVSPSRPLGEDQPINYANLSVYPPDEAAQYLSLIRNMISENNSNVVLITLSFKEDPFAKESIDSINEIRAFTREYTATNDNIRAIYVAGSTAIMYDISTLVWNDFKMMEVVAIIGIYIVLMIVLGSIISPLRSIITILLSISWTIAATMLLFNFLQGVPILWLMPMVLTVVCLGLGMDYDIFITTRIREEAQKGKEDTEAIVHAMERTGGIITACGIIMAGAFGTMLLSQGSLLREFGFALAFAILVDSTIVRIYLVPAVMSLLGKWNWYAPGNLQRVRREEKYKKK
- the leuS gene encoding leucine--tRNA ligase; this translates as MINGKFSEIEQKWQERWYDVGINEAEPDNRPKFMIIFAYPGVTGYLHVGHLRGYTYVDAIARYMRMVGYNVLFPVGTHATGNGAISLSRKIKMRDKNTLDYMIANGCPPEMIEKLEDPINVVHFFNDVYINQYWKRFGFLADWRRFTCTIYPDYQRFIQWQFKKLMENGLLIKKPYYAPACVECGPVAVDPSETDLQKGGRAEVVEYTLLKFRCEDYYLVAATLRPETVFGQTNFWINPDVEYVKVKKGTEMWIISEPSYEKMRYQKEGLEIVGKIRGRDLVGKKCIAPMIHREILVLPARFCDPKVGTGLVTSVPSDAPDDWIALRELQQNQSMLNEFGLDAAEVLKIKPIPIISIEGWGPLPAVEIVEKMGIKQSGDPKLEEAKKIVYRDGFHKGKMNDNCGPYADMTVQKAKELMRDEMISKGEAEIFYDLSEEVICRCGKPVVIKRVPDQWFIDYGNVELTENSKRHAKTMHILPPEYYSNIQNVLDWFHERACVRQGNWLGTRFPFDDKWIIEAISDSTLYPIYYLVSKYVNCGELKLEQLTDEFFDFVFLGKGKLEDVCNRTRIDPTLLAKIREDVEYWYPLDINLGGKEHMTVHFPAFLMNHVGILEQKFWPRGIFVNWYITGKLGKISKSKGGAEPIPGAAEKFGVDTMRLYYAHIASPFADVEWDEEALENYKSRIERIFKTIDELRNLNGKGELTHIDQWILSRLNSRIIKIRESMKEYDLRLLANEVYFEMMNDIRWYLRRGGNNARICSRILDAWIRMMAPITPHIAEELWENLGKQCFASTSSFPSAIRDELRAEVEEAEEYLRSVIADVNEILNVTGITPKHIHIYTSPSWKYHIFMKALEMAKQKKLSIPELTKLVMKDETIRVHGKEAAEFARKLAESLLKYSEDQLERMALRLDETEFLTKSEPFLEKELNCKISVHSADDQDIPDPQNKARLAIPRRPAIFVE
- a CDS encoding thiamine pyrophosphate-dependent enzyme; protein product: MDKYSRRHGEVVGIPKFTIPKEEYVCRGHSACPGCGTPLAMRYTLKALGPKTILSIPAGCGGVILGLWPGYALKVPVVDNAFECTAAIADGIRTGFDVMGIEDANVVAWAGDGGTVDIGLQALSATVDRNANIIYIMLDNEAYMNTGIQKSGCTPIGAWTTTTPVADGKGWNTSPKKRIMEILVANGISYGATVNVAYPEDFIARIKEAKEIKGTKFIHVLAPCTPGWRIDPRMTIEVARLATQTGIFPLYKVVNGKYTLTKEIRNRKPVRDYLKLQGRFRHLSEESINEIQRIVDAEYERLMKLIKSTNE
- the porA gene encoding pyruvate ferredoxin oxidoreductase yields the protein MIEVMTANYAAAYAVKLARVKVIAAYPITPQSSISEKLAEFYAMGKLDGKYVLVESEHSAMSMLIGASYVGARTFTATSSQGLALMHEMLFWASGARRPIVMGVVARALAPPWNIWGDHMDVISERDTGWLQLFCENNQETLDTILMAYKISEDRSVMLPSMVIEDGFILSHTYEAVDVPDQEEVDDFLPPFDPEWKIDFDDPRRFGGLTMPDWWSEFRYRIAIEQEASKKKIVEVDKEFERKFGRSYGGLVEFYNCDDADVVLVVAGSAVGTAKEVSDRMRERGKKVGVVKLKCLRPLPAEELKKLNDMVPVVGVFDRSYTFGYGGAMYSEVKNALYDPAGGPLIKDYVGGMGGKDFTPRNMEFIFEDLLEIKKKGKVDRMVEWINIRDGTGRW